One Miscanthus floridulus cultivar M001 chromosome 11, ASM1932011v1, whole genome shotgun sequence DNA window includes the following coding sequences:
- the LOC136493807 gene encoding uncharacterized protein yields the protein MKSGMKSLDSTGRCGPVSNQKAQKLMDDYFAAVKRIECANEEDGDGADMEVDGHEVEQQQYLNEKALYDVSSGAPRKHGRLAIAHGAVKYSDVRAAGRERSVRPSNSATTQNISREMEELRRANGRLEQENRDKDNALQQSNVLVGLVLATGSSHAASESDNNANDVCHTNEDLHAVNIGNNQGSDNNGDHASII from the exons ATGAAATCTGGCATGAAAAGCTTGGATAGCACTGGTAGATGTGGTCCAGTCAGTAACCAGAAAGCACAGAAACTCATG GATGACTACTTTGCTGCTGTTAAGAGGATAGAATGTGCAAACGAAGAGGATGGAGACGGTGCAGACATGGAAGTGGATGGGCATGAGGTTGAGCAACAACAATATTTAAATGAGAAGGCACTATATGATGTGTCTAGTGGTGCCCCGAGAAAGCATGGGCGTCTTGCCATAGCACATGGTGCGGTTAAGTATTCAGATGTGAGGGCAGCCGGAAGGGAAAGAAGCGTCCGTCCATCAAATTCAGCGACTACGCAAAACATATCTCGTGAAATGGAAGAGCTACGTCGTGCAAATGGAAGGCTAGAACAAGAGAATCGTGACAAGGACAATGCACTGCAGCAAAGCAACGTTCTTGTAGGCTTGGTACTG GCAACTGGTTCTTCTCATGCTGCCTCAGAATCTGACAACAATGCTAATGATGTTTGCCACACCAATGAGGATCTCCATGCTGTAAACATTGGCAACAATCAAGGTTCCGACAACAATGGAGATCATGCATCGATAATCTGA
- the LOC136493978 gene encoding 26S proteasome non-ATPase regulatory subunit 11 homolog yields MESSYLPATTESLAKAQEAKDATESIAILYRVIQDPSSSADALRTKEVAITNLTNYLTKENRAEELRNLLTQLRPFFAVIPKAKTAKIVRGIIDAVGKIPGTSDLQISLCKEMVEWTRAEKRTFLRQRVEARLAALLLENQEYTEALTLLTSLIKEVRRLDDKLLLVDIDLLESKLHFSLRNLPKAKASLTAARTAANAIYVPPAQQGTIDLQSGILHAEEKDYKTAYSYFFEAFEAFSALEDPKAIFSLKYMLLCKIMVNQADDVARIISSKAGLKYLGPDVDAMKAVADAYSKRSLKYFETALRDYKSQLEEDPIVHRHLSSLYDTLLEQNLCRLIEPYSRVEIAHIAKMIELPIDHVEKKLPQMILDKKFAGTLDQGAGCLIIFEDPKTEDIFPATLETISNVGKVVDSLYVRSAKIMA; encoded by the coding sequence ATGGAATCATCATACCTTCCTGCGACAACTGAGTCATTAGCCAAGGCTCAAGAGGCTAAGGATGCCACAGAGTCCATTGCAATCCTTTACCGTGTCATTCAGGACCCATCTTCTTCTGCTGATGCACTGAGAACAAAAGAAGTTGCAattacaaatcttacaaactACCTCACTAAAGAGAACAGAGCTGAGGAGCTGCGTAATCTTTTGACCCAGCTCAGGCCATTTTTTGCAGTTATTCCCAAGGCTAAGACTGCAAAAATTGTCCGTGGAATAATTGATGCTGTCGGTAAGATACCTGGAACATCTGATCTTCAGATTTCACTCTGCAAGGAAATGGTGGAATGGACCCGTGCAGAGAAGCGTACTTTCCTCCGGCAGCGTGTGGAGGCGAGGTTGGCGGCTCTCCTGTTAGAGAATCAGGAGTATACTGAAGCACTTACCCTCCTTACTAGTCTTATCAAGGAAGTCAGGAGGCTTGATGACAAGTTACTTCTTGTGGACATTGACCTTCTGGAAAGCAAACTCCACTTCTCCCTGAGAAATCTGCCAAAGGCCAAAGCCTCCCTAACTGCTGCTAGAACAGCAGCAAATGCCATTTATGTTCCACCTGCCCAGCAAGGCACTATTGATCTCCAGAGTGGAATCCTCCATGCTGAAGAAAAGGATTACAAGACTGCTTACAGCTACTTCTTTGAAGCATTTGAAGCTTTCAGTGCACTGGAGGACCCAAAGGCCATCTTCAGCCTGAAGTACATGCTGTTGTGCAAGATAATGGTTAACCAAGCTGATGATGTTGCAAGGATAATCTCATCTAAGGCTGGCCTAAAATATCTAGGTCCTGATGTTGATGCTATGAAGGCTGTTGCTGATGCATACTCTAAAAGATCTCTCAAGTATTTTGAAACTGCCCTTCGCGATTACAAGTCCCAGCTGGAGGAGGACCCTATTGTCCACAGGCATCTTTCTTCTCTGTATGATACGCTCTTGGAGCAGAACCTCTGCAGGTTGATTGAGCCCTATTCAAGGGTGGAGATTGCGCATATAGCGAAGATGATTGAATTGCCGATTGACCATGTTGAGAAGAAGCTGCCGCAGATGATCCTCGACAAGAAATTTGCTGGGACTCTAGATCAAGGTGCTGGCTGCCTCATTATCTTTGAGGATCCCAAGACGGAGGATATCTTCCCTGCCACTCTCGAAACCATTTCGAATGTCGGGAAGGTTGTGGACAGCCTTTACGTGAGGTCGGCCAAGATCATGGCTTAA